The Immundisolibacter sp. genome has a window encoding:
- a CDS encoding TIGR01458 family HAD-type hydrolase, translated as MKLRTVLLDLGGVFYEGTRLLPGAQHALARLRASGLALRFVTNTTRQSRAALLLELARLGLDVATDELLTPASAARTVLLERGLRPLLLIHPGLTPDFDGLDLHQPNAVVVGDAGDHFSYAGLNQAFRLLMAGAPLLALGRNRYFKEADGLSLDAGPFVAALEYAAGVSAELLGKPAPALFAAALRPLGCSPDEAVMIGDDVEADVNGALAAGLGGILVRTGKYRPADDMRLAAGGRLADDIGAAVETLCLDQGKRLRLDAPPPPGGTFSG; from the coding sequence ATGAAGCTGCGTACCGTACTGCTGGACCTGGGCGGCGTGTTCTACGAGGGCACGCGCCTGCTACCCGGCGCGCAGCATGCCCTGGCCCGGCTGCGCGCCAGCGGCCTGGCGCTGCGTTTCGTCACCAACACCACGCGCCAGAGTCGCGCCGCGCTGCTGCTGGAACTGGCGCGCCTGGGCCTGGATGTGGCCACTGACGAGCTGCTGACCCCGGCCAGCGCTGCGCGCACGGTGCTGCTCGAACGCGGCCTGCGCCCGCTGCTGCTGATCCATCCTGGCCTCACACCGGACTTCGACGGGCTCGATCTGCACCAACCCAATGCCGTGGTGGTGGGCGATGCCGGGGATCACTTCAGCTACGCCGGCCTCAATCAGGCGTTTCGACTGCTGATGGCCGGCGCGCCGCTGCTGGCGTTGGGTCGCAACCGCTATTTCAAGGAAGCGGACGGACTGTCGCTGGACGCCGGACCGTTCGTCGCGGCGCTGGAATATGCGGCCGGGGTCAGCGCGGAACTGCTGGGCAAGCCGGCACCGGCCCTGTTCGCGGCAGCGCTGCGTCCGCTCGGCTGCAGCCCGGACGAGGCGGTCATGATCGGTGACGACGTCGAAGCCGACGTCAACGGCGCGCTCGCCGCCGGCCTCGGCGGCATCCTGGTGCGTACCGGCAAGTACCGGCCGGCGGACGACATGCGGCTGGCCGCGGGCGGCCGGCTGGCCGACGACATCGGCGCCGCCGTCGAAACCCTGTGCCTCGATCAAGGGAAGCGCTTACGTCTTGACGCTCCTCCTCCCCCTGGGGGAACGTTCTCCGGCTGA
- a CDS encoding sulfite exporter TauE/SafE family protein, with amino-acid sequence MISPGPELGFAAALLAGLAGSGHCLAMCGGISAALAGAGRGPAPLTALLLSTGRVLSYSLAGALAGGGGALLGRGLDLLRLGLALRIVFGALLVAVGLTLALRWRGLLRIEALGARLWTRLTPALGGLLPPRGPLAALAVGALWGWLPCGLVYSMLALALASGSPGNGALVMAGFGLGTLPAILLAGGTAAGLLRHLRGSRGRRLSGALLVGFGLWTVLGALPHAGHVHPDGPPPAPHTTGHHH; translated from the coding sequence ATGATCAGCCCCGGCCCTGAACTCGGTTTCGCCGCGGCGCTGCTGGCGGGTCTGGCCGGCAGCGGCCACTGCCTGGCCATGTGCGGCGGCATCAGCGCCGCACTGGCCGGCGCCGGCCGCGGACCGGCGCCGCTGACCGCCCTGCTGCTGAGCACCGGCCGGGTGCTGAGCTACAGCCTGGCCGGCGCGCTGGCCGGCGGCGGCGGCGCGCTGCTCGGCCGGGGCCTGGACCTGCTGCGGCTGGGACTGGCCCTGCGGATCGTGTTCGGCGCGCTGCTGGTGGCGGTGGGTCTGACGCTCGCCCTGCGCTGGCGCGGCCTGCTGCGAATCGAAGCCCTGGGTGCCCGCCTGTGGACGCGCCTGACGCCGGCCCTAGGCGGCCTGCTGCCGCCGCGCGGACCGCTGGCGGCGCTGGCGGTCGGCGCGCTGTGGGGCTGGCTGCCATGCGGCCTGGTGTACAGCATGCTGGCCCTGGCGCTGGCCAGCGGCAGCCCGGGCAACGGCGCCCTGGTCATGGCCGGCTTCGGCCTTGGCACGCTGCCGGCGATCCTGCTGGCCGGCGGTACCGCAGCCGGGCTGCTGCGCCACCTGCGCGGCAGCCGTGGACGGCGCCTGAGCGGCGCCCTGCTGGTGGGCTTCGGCCTGTGGACGGTGCTCGGCGCCCTGCCCCATGCCGGCCATGTCCATCCGGATGGGCCGCCGCCGGCGCCACACACGACCGGTCACCACCACTAG
- the ccoS gene encoding cbb3-type cytochrome oxidase assembly protein CcoS has protein sequence MESLFFLVPVTLLLVGIAVAVFFWAMRSGQFDDLDSPAWRILHDDETQPPRSGPPNDDQPRP, from the coding sequence ATGGAAAGCCTGTTCTTCCTGGTTCCGGTTACCCTGCTGCTGGTGGGCATCGCCGTGGCGGTGTTCTTCTGGGCCATGCGCAGCGGCCAGTTCGATGATCTGGACAGCCCGGCGTGGCGCATCCTGCACGACGACGAGACCCAGCCACCCCGATCCGGGCCACCGAACGATGATCAGCCCCGGCCCTGA
- a CDS encoding heavy metal translocating P-type ATPase, producing the protein MSLACFHCSEPVPPGLDLTVTVDGAPRPVCCPGCRAVAQLILSSGHADYYRFRTAPALRPAEPAAADAWTAFDRPQAQATFVHQVSAERAEAGFVVEGLRCAACAWLIESQLMRLPGVCEVRVSPATGRVQLAWRPAELKLSELLGTLAALGYRPHPIAADARAAATRERHSALKRLLVAGLGMMQVSSFAFAFYLAGDTLEPAMRDFLRLISMLVALPVLLYAGTPFFLGAWRGLRHGRPGMDLPVAIALTLAGGASVWITLTGGAEVYFDSVVMFVFFLSVSRWFEADARGRVRSVGEALAAMLPASVLRLGADGPTPVAVSELAPGDRVLVGSGEVIPADGLLLEGATQVDEALLTGESEPRRRTAGEALIGGSVNLGPPVTVELQRVGTATQVSQIARLLQRAQADRPPLALLADRLASGFIGLVLLAAAATGQYWWQVEPTRWLANTLAVLVVSCPCALALATPTAFAAAAAGLARRGLLVTRGAALENLTRVRSVLLDKTGTLTAGRPQIAASRSLDGTPIEQHLAVAAALEVGSSHPYACAFLPHAGGLTAAQVEPVTAGGVRGQVDGRTWHLGTPEFAGGPGQTAAVDALEREHGAGSWVGLGDGQRLVALFLLSDPLRTDAADTLAALARRGLAPAISSGDAAPAVAAVAGRLGVRDWQARQTPQQKLAAIRARQQRGEVVLMVGDGVNDAPILAGADVSVALASGAALAHSQADLLLLGERLAPLLDGIDTARRTLAVVRQNLAWAAVYNLLAIPLAAAGLVPPWLAALGMSASSALVVGNSLRLLRSPRANTLAQAEPRLA; encoded by the coding sequence GTGAGCCTCGCCTGCTTTCACTGCAGCGAGCCGGTGCCGCCGGGCCTGGATTTGACCGTCACCGTCGATGGCGCGCCGCGACCGGTGTGCTGCCCTGGCTGCCGGGCCGTGGCGCAGCTGATCCTGAGCAGCGGCCATGCCGACTACTACCGCTTTCGCACCGCCCCGGCGCTGCGCCCCGCCGAGCCCGCTGCTGCCGACGCATGGACCGCCTTCGACCGCCCGCAGGCGCAGGCCACCTTCGTGCATCAGGTCTCGGCCGAGCGCGCCGAGGCCGGCTTCGTGGTCGAGGGCCTGCGCTGCGCGGCCTGTGCTTGGCTGATCGAAAGCCAGCTCATGCGCCTGCCGGGCGTCTGCGAGGTGCGCGTGAGCCCCGCCACCGGCCGCGTGCAGCTCGCCTGGCGCCCGGCCGAGCTCAAGTTGTCCGAACTGCTGGGGACGCTGGCCGCGCTCGGCTACCGGCCGCACCCCATTGCCGCCGACGCCCGCGCCGCCGCCACGCGCGAGCGCCACAGCGCGCTCAAGCGGCTGCTGGTGGCCGGCCTTGGCATGATGCAGGTGTCGAGCTTCGCCTTCGCCTTTTACCTGGCCGGCGACACGCTGGAGCCGGCCATGCGCGACTTCCTGCGCCTGATCAGCATGCTGGTGGCGCTGCCGGTGCTGCTGTATGCCGGCACGCCGTTCTTTCTGGGTGCCTGGCGCGGCCTGCGCCACGGCCGGCCGGGCATGGACCTGCCGGTGGCGATTGCGCTCACCCTGGCCGGCGGCGCCAGCGTTTGGATCACCCTGACGGGCGGCGCCGAGGTGTACTTCGACTCGGTGGTCATGTTCGTGTTCTTCCTGTCGGTGAGCCGCTGGTTCGAGGCCGACGCCCGCGGCCGCGTGCGCAGCGTCGGCGAGGCACTGGCGGCCATGCTGCCGGCCAGCGTGCTGCGCCTGGGCGCCGACGGTCCGACGCCGGTGGCGGTGAGCGAACTGGCGCCCGGCGACCGGGTGCTGGTCGGCAGCGGCGAGGTGATCCCGGCCGACGGGCTGCTGCTCGAAGGCGCCACGCAGGTCGATGAGGCTCTGCTGACCGGCGAGTCCGAGCCGCGGCGGCGCACGGCCGGCGAGGCGTTGATCGGCGGCAGCGTCAACCTCGGGCCACCGGTGACGGTGGAACTGCAGCGCGTCGGCACGGCCACGCAGGTGTCGCAGATCGCCCGCCTGCTGCAGCGCGCACAGGCCGACCGGCCGCCGCTGGCGCTGCTCGCCGACCGTTTGGCGAGCGGCTTCATCGGGCTGGTTTTGCTGGCGGCTGCGGCAACCGGCCAGTACTGGTGGCAGGTCGAACCGACGCGCTGGCTGGCCAACACGCTGGCGGTACTGGTGGTGTCCTGCCCCTGCGCGCTGGCGCTGGCCACGCCTACGGCCTTCGCTGCCGCCGCTGCCGGCCTGGCGCGGCGCGGCTTGCTGGTCACCCGCGGCGCGGCGCTCGAAAACCTGACGCGCGTGCGCAGCGTGCTGCTCGACAAGACCGGCACACTCACCGCCGGCCGGCCGCAAATCGCCGCCAGCCGCAGCCTGGACGGCACGCCGATCGAGCAGCACCTGGCCGTCGCCGCGGCGCTGGAAGTCGGTTCGAGCCATCCCTACGCGTGCGCCTTTCTGCCCCACGCCGGCGGGCTCACCGCCGCGCAGGTGGAGCCGGTGACGGCCGGCGGCGTGCGTGGCCAGGTGGACGGCCGGACCTGGCACCTGGGCACGCCCGAGTTCGCCGGTGGCCCGGGACAGACAGCCGCCGTCGACGCGCTGGAACGCGAGCACGGCGCCGGCAGTTGGGTGGGTCTGGGCGACGGCCAGCGGCTGGTGGCGCTGTTCCTGCTCAGCGATCCGCTGCGCACCGACGCGGCCGACACACTGGCTGCGCTCGCCCGGCGCGGGCTGGCGCCGGCCATTTCGAGCGGCGATGCCGCGCCCGCCGTGGCGGCCGTGGCCGGGCGCCTTGGCGTGCGCGACTGGCAGGCGCGCCAGACGCCGCAGCAGAAACTGGCCGCCATCCGCGCCCGCCAGCAGCGCGGCGAGGTGGTGCTGATGGTCGGCGACGGTGTCAACGACGCGCCGATACTGGCCGGCGCGGACGTATCGGTGGCGCTGGCCAGCGGCGCCGCGCTGGCGCACTCGCAAGCCGATCTGCTGCTGCTGGGCGAGCGTCTGGCACCACTGCTGGACGGCATCGACACCGCCCGGCGCACGCTGGCCGTGGTGCGCCAGAACCTCGCCTGGGCGGCGGTCTACAACCTGCTCGCCATCCCGCTGGCGGCCGCCGGCCTGGTGCCGCCCTGGCTGGCGGCGCTTGGCATGTCCGCCAGTTCGGCACTGGTGGTCGGCAACAGCCTGCGCCTGCTGCGCTCACCGCGCGCAAACACGCTCGCACAGGCCGAGCCCCGGCTGGCCTAG
- a CDS encoding FixH family protein, which produces MTERPAASAIGPTPWYRNRWFWLVAAPPIAAVIGGLLTVAIAVRNADSLVVDDYARIGRAFDLDQSRDRRALALGVTATLRVDAPSGTVELSIRGVPAQAVELRLIHPTDATGDRQIRLTPGDDDRYTGNLGRLDAIRHHVEIASPDQGWRLRGELPANAGELQLAPR; this is translated from the coding sequence ATGACTGAGCGCCCGGCTGCCAGCGCGATCGGACCGACGCCCTGGTACCGCAACCGCTGGTTCTGGCTGGTGGCAGCCCCACCCATCGCGGCCGTCATCGGTGGCCTGCTGACGGTGGCGATCGCCGTGCGCAACGCCGATTCGCTGGTGGTCGACGATTACGCCCGCATCGGCCGCGCCTTCGACCTCGACCAGTCACGCGACCGGCGGGCCCTTGCGCTGGGTGTCACGGCCACGCTGCGGGTCGATGCCCCCAGCGGTACGGTGGAACTGAGCATCCGCGGCGTACCGGCGCAGGCCGTCGAACTGAGGCTCATTCACCCGACCGACGCCACCGGCGACCGGCAAATCCGCCTCACTCCCGGAGACGATGACCGCTACACCGGCAATCTGGGCCGGCTCGATGCGATCCGCCATCACGTGGAAATCGCATCGCCGGATCAAGGCTGGCGCCTGCGCGGCGAGCTGCCGGCAAACGCCGGCGAGCTGCAACTGGCGCCGCGGTGA